The genomic stretch GCTCATTCATTGTAGCACCTACCAATAACCCTCCGTTACTCCCTCCCATTGCTACCGTTTTACCGCTCATGTACTTTACAAGCTTTAAAAATTCCGCAAAGTCCTTAAACACATTCCTCTTATTTAACAGCATCCCGGCTTTATGCCACTCCTCTCCGTTCTCATAACCCCCTCTTAAGTTAGTTATCATTATTGAATACCCCTCGTCCAGTAATACCCTCATTACGGGTATAAGAGAGGGAAGTAAGGGAATTCTGAAACCACCATAACCGTAAACTATTACTCCTTTAGGATTATTGGCTTTAGAGACTAAAAACCCGTGGAGCAATACATCCCCCTTGATATATACGTCCTTTACTGTCACATCATAATTTCCGTACTGCATTAGCACTTCCCCTCTCCCTTCATCACTTTTCTTTACCACTTTGAATTTGTAATTAAATGAGGTCTCAACAAGAAATAAAGTGTGACCTTTACTATCCATAAACATTACATTATCGTGTACTTCTTCCCCTATTTTCTTCCCTTCATTATCGAAGAATATTACGGGAGTCCTATACTCTTTTATGACTTCAACCGCAATTTTATCCCCTATATTAGAAACACCTAGAACTGGGTAATCAACTTCCACAATTTTTCTGTTACCGATGTAGACTGCACTATTCTTCTGATAAATCACCTCACCTTGCTGAAAATCTATAACATCTATCACTTCACCTTCATTTACTTTCCTTAGGGAATCAAATCCCTCTCCTACATAAAGTTCACTATACCTCCAACCCTTCTGCCTGACCAAAGTGAGGAAATCATCAAACACTTTTATCGATACAAACTCACCAGGTTTCATGTCTTTGCCGTAAACTATTTCGTCTTTGCAAAACACTCTGTCTACCGGAAATTCACCACCATCTGGAGGTGGTGAATACCTAAAACTCTTAACGTAACACAACTCACCTTTAAAGTAGAATGGTGATTCTATCATCTCACCTAATTCTCTGATTTTCCCTTCCGGAGAAATTAGCAATGTGATAATCTTGTCACTCCCTTTTCTTTCTATACTAACACCTATTTCCTTTGAGTTATAGACTTTCCAGATTTCCGAGGCTACGTAACCTTCAGGTGGAGTGTAGATGGTCTTATTACCTAAAACTAACTGGCTTTTTTCACCGTAAAGTAAAATTGCGGGGTTTTCTTCATCATAAGCGAACATACTTAAAACGTAAGGCTCCTTATCCATTTCTAGGAGAAGGGGATAAAGTTCCTTCGCCCTCTTTCCCAGTTTATTTTCAGTCTCTTTATTTTCCTTCTCTATAAAGGATACAGTTCTGCGGTCTGATAAGTTTTCTAAATACTCATATTCGTCCATAATTAATGAGTTGGAAGAAGGTTAATAAACATTTCATCGCTTCTCGCTAAAGACATGAATAGTTACAGGAATTAAGAAAGCTTAGTCATCTTATCCAATTATCAAGCAATATACGCATTAAATGTGGGAGATCTTTTATGCCCGGGCCATAAACTGCTTCAATATTTCAAACTAGTTAAGCGTCAATATGATATTCTCTCTAGAATACTATTTAATTAGTAATAGTTTTTAATCATCTTCAAGCTCATTTAGAGGTGTTTTCTGGTTGAGATGACGTGAGGGTAAATAACCTTTGATTCTTATGTAATCATACAAGGAGTAAAGATGTCAGAAATAAACGGGTACTTAGAATACGGGATGAAAGGAATACCCATGTTCATATCAAATAAAATATTTAATGAAATTAATGCTAAAGGAAACAGGAACAAGTTTGCGGCATCACTTTTGCTTTTCCTATGATTTCGATTTTTTAAGTTAAAAAATCTAAAAACTTAACTATCACGTTCACTAGTGCTTTGCAGTTGTTTAAGTTTTTATCAAAGCTAACACTGAATTTTACTTTAACCTGACAAAAATTGGCGAAGGCATAATGTGAGGGAAAAATTGAGGATTTAACAAACTCCTTCAAAACAAGAGGTTAAAAAAGAAGAAACATACAATATAAAAATACAAAAATTTTGAATCATAAAGGAATTGGAAGTTTACTTCCGTAATACCTTTTAGGTTAAATGATATAGTCAAAGCGTCATCATCGAGTAATCTAGGGCAATCCACAGCTTTTTACGATTTCTATTGTCTTAGTAGTGGGAAATTTTAATTATAAAATATGCACAATGAAAACCAAACGAGTCCCTTATTTTAACAGAAAACCCTTTTACCATAGTGTCGTCATTAACCTATTTATATTTCTATATTAAAACAATGTATACAATAGCTTTATCTTAGCGTAATCTCTTTATAGAGATTAGCTTAGTTATTTAATTAATATACAAATGACGACACTATCCCCTTTTACTGCCTATTTAAGTATTTGTTTTATTACCTCATTCTTAGTATTCTGATAATCTCTTTTTAAGTTACTCACTACATAATTCTCTATTACTGATAATGCAATCCCACTTCTTAACTCTATCCTACTCTCCTTCACTTCTGCCCTTAAGTCCTTAGAAAGACTCCCGTGCATTAACACATTTCTATACTGAAGCATACTATTGTTCATAAGGTACTCACGGACAATTTTATCACATGCACTATAATTTTCATCATCATCACTATATACACCGCCTCCTCTAGAATTAAGACAGAAAGCCACTGGTAGTTCTCTAGCTAATGAGATCGCTTTGTCATAATAACCTACTTTTATATATAAATCTAGAATCTTCTCCAGCACTTCTAAGTCGTTACCGTTATAAATTATGTCCCTAACTTTAATGGTGGAGTAGAAGTGGGAAAGAACTATTCTATTCTCCTTCTCGAAGTAAGTGTAATTATACCACTCACTGTAAGCCTTAGAAAGTATGTTTACGTCCTTTTCTAATTCATCAATGTAACTCTCTAAATCTCTCATACTCTTCACGCTTTCTACGGCAAAACCATTCCTTAAATTCTTCAGCAAGCTAATTACTTTATTTGGATCTTTCGACTTAATCTTTCCTATTAATTCTTTCATTTCCTTAAACTCACCTGGGTTTAAGTCCCTAAGGGTTACACTATAATCTCTGAAATATCTCTCGTCTACTTTCTCTATAGAGTAAGTTATTGCCAAGGAGTCCTTCATAGATTTGACAACTTCTGTTAAATCAACTATTGTTACCTTTTGTCCAGGTGAGCTAATTACCGGTGCGGCTACAAACTTAGAGTTGAAAAGAGCTCCTACCGCCATTGTAACAGACACTAATACGTTAGTACCATGGGTTAGATCAACTATTATCTCGTTGCAAGTTTTGCTCAGCTCATTAAATATTGAATAGATCACGTTGAAGATGAAGACAGGCGATCTTTCCTTGGAGTATGGGCTTCTTTTATATTTCTGGCTCTCACTCAATAAGTTACCTTCCTTATCGACATAATAAGCTTGTCCGCTACCTACATTTGGTATAATCCTAACGTCAATTTTGTTGATGAAGTCCTCTACATCTTTTTTCATAATCTCGTCTCTGAACAGCTGGTTGCTCCTATTTAATATCATATTCTTATATCCCTTTATTAAAATAGGGAGATCTTGGGCCGTAGAATTATCATGAACTACTAGACTATCCGGTAAGAGTGCTACTATTTTTTGTGGGTCTAAAAGTTTAGCTAAGGCGTGAGCTGAGAAAAATGTGTTAAATTCCTTACCTTCAAATTCATAATTAGTAGTGTAATATGACGTTACATCTCCTGCTATATAAACTAAACATTTCATAACAAAATAATATGACGAATATTTTATATATTTTTCGAGTATGTACTATATTGCTAATGTAATATTTATCATATTAATTAAAGAAAATGCTTTCAATTTAACGTAAAATTTTATGAAAAATCATGTTAATAAATAATTTTTGTTAAAAAAGATACTAACAAGATGAGACTATCTAGTTTTTTAACTAAATTTGAAATGAAATATTTGACACACTAGATAGTATCGCCATTAAACTATGTATATTTCTATATTAAAATTGTATACAATAACTATATCTTAGTATCGTCTCTTGATAAAGATTAGCATCAATCAATGAAATTATATGCAAATGATGATACTATCAACGCACTCAAAATGCTAATAGAAATCCTTAAAAAGTCTCTTGAGGAGAGTACAGAATATTAGAGCGATTGATATAATTTTGCAAATATTTTTCAAATTTCATGACTTTTTGCTTAATAAAAACTGAAGAAATCCACAAAGCACAAGCTATTCTAAAGTTTAAATAGGTTATCAAAGTCGTAGCCGTTAATTTTATAGACATATATGATAGACACATATAAGTACACTATGAGCATTATAGGATCTCCCAATTTTTTACCTATCTTTAGTAACTCATCAACTTTGTTAACTTCTCTGGTATGCTGTGTGTTAGGTCTACTGGGCAAAGTTATGTTATACCAGCCCAGGTTTTCAACCTCTTTCTTCACAGAGTCTAGATTAATACCTCCAGCTTCTATGTCATGATAAAGATCTTTTATATCTTTTATGAACTGCTTTGGCTTATCTACAGAAGCCAGAATAAAGGGGAGATAGTTAACAACCTCTCCTAGAGTCAGCTTAGAAGTCTTTAATGCCCAATGTGTATATCTCAATGCTATTATTATATAATCTGCATTTAAGAACTCTAAAACGTCACTTATCTCCAGTTGAGTTTTTGACTTTAATATAAGTTTGCCTAAAGCTTTCTCTAAAAAGGGTAATACGAATTTTATCCTCTCCTCATTTAACTGAAGGACTCTAATCTCGTAGGGGTCTACTGAAATATCACCGAATTTTACTCCAAGCCTAGGCTTATTCTTTGTAAAGAAAAGGAAAGGGGCATAATAGCCCAGTTCATCCGAATAGGGTCTTATCGTAAGGTAGACCTTTATTCCTAAATATTCCGTTTCGAACTCCTTACCTGACACAGAATCAATTTTTTTAAATACACTGAATATATCTGGAGTCTTGAAAGACCAAACGACAGGTAAGGGAAAAGTTTCCTCCTCATCAGCTTCTTCGTCTATCTTGATATATTCTTTAATTTTTTTATGAAGATTTAGTTTTCTTACCTCTTCGACCAGAGCTTTTAGCCTACCGTTATTAATATAGTCATCAAAGACCATATGCGACAAATAGGAAACATACAACGGTGAGTCTTTAAGCTTGATTTCCTCAAGCCCTTTCGCAACATCACTATATTTTTCATGAAGGGACTTTAATGGTTCTTTATCAAATGATTGAGTAATTATGTTTACTGCTGTAACCAGATCAGCGTAAAATTTTTGCTGGTTCTTAACGTTTATTTCCCCATCAATTACAGTAGTGTAAATAACAATACTGCTCATGAATATACTCTCTGTAAAGGGGAAATTTAAGTATATATGAAAACTTCCCAAGGTTTGTTAAATGAAGTAACACTTCTCAAGTTTAAAGAAATCCTAGCTGTTTTTGTAGTGTCTTTTTCATAGTAAATACAGAATGTGTGATCGTGTCGTCATTTGTATATAATTTCATTAGCGGAGTTAATCTCTAGGAAGAGAAGATACTAAGATATAGTTATTGTATACAATTTTAATTAAATACCGTTATGACGATACTAGGAAAATCTAGTTTATGCTAATTTCTGTAGAAAACTTTGTATAAGCAAGGACGAACATATGAGACAAGGTGTAAAACAAACCGAAAGGGACTTCTCCAGTCAGTTCCCAAATATTTTTCCTTTATGAACTAGAACAACTACTAAGAACCCTACTCAAGGTCAGAGGAAGTTACTTGACAAGACTAGGAAATGAGGGAAGGGAAAACCTTGAAGAAATTGGGATGGCACTTATGAAAATCGTGATAGTTAATAATTATCTTAAAGATATCGTAGATATTTATACTATCTTCATAGTAAAGAGAGCAGATTTATCAGTACTGGATGAAAATCTTATACTATAAAATCGTATTTATTTAAAAACTATTTCACGTAAAGACTTTTGCGTAAAGCGTTATTCGATTAATAAGATATTATGTTTCTTATTATAAATATTTTTAACTTAACATGAATACGACTTTTTGAGATTAAATACGTCAGATTAAATGCGATCTTATTTCTTCTCTAAGCGAGAGTTAAAGGAAGAAAATAAATAGCTTAGATTTACAGCATAGATGTTTCTATGTAATTAAAAATTACGGTACTAGTATTGCCCTTCCAACTATTTTTCCGCTCTTAAGCATTTCCAATGCCTTATTCGCGTCATCTAGTCTGAATATCTGCGTTTTTAATTTCACTTTTCCTCTTGAGTATAATTCAACCAATTCAGCTAACTCGTTATATGTTCCCACTAAGTTTCCTATGACACTTATTTCTCTACTTATGAAATCTAGTGTTGTGTTAACAAATTCTCCGCCATATCCTACAATGGAATATATTCCTCCCTTTTTAATCATCCTTATAGCATTCTTGGGTGTACCATGTTCACCTACAAAGTCCAGCACTGCATCTGCTCCCTCATTATTAGTTAACTTTAGTACTTCATTAACACCTCCGTTTTCTTCGGCTATTACTCCCTCATCCGCTCCTAATTCCTTAGCTATTTTTATCCTATCCTCGCTAATATCAACAGCTATTATTGTTGCCGGTGTTATTGCTTTTAATATCTGTACTGCTATATGTCCTAACCCTCCTATTCCTATCACTACTACCTTACTGTCGGGGTCTAGTTTTAACTTCTTTACTGCATGATAGGCTGTTAATCCCGCATCTGCTAATGGCGCCATTGGTGTTGGGTCTACATTTTTAGGCAATTTTATAGCTGAATAAGCCGATGTTTTCAAATATTCGGCATAACCTCCGTCTGTCCCATCAAGCCCGGGGAATTTACCATTAGGACAATGCATATCATTTCCTGCTCTACATGCCTTACAATGCCTACAGGTTATGTAGGGATGTAGGATTACTGGATCTCCTTTACTTAACCAATCTACAGCACTGCCGACTTCCTCAATTATCCCTACATTTTCATGCCCAATGATGAAGGGCAGTTTCGGATTAAATACGTCTTTCCAAATTCCCTCTTGTATGTGTAAATCGGTTCTGCAAACTCCCGCACCTTTTATTTTTACTATGATATCATAAGGCCCCGTTATTTTAGGATAGTCTACCTCGTCTAATTGTAGGGGTTCATTATATTCGTGAATCCTAACTGCCTTCACGTTTCATCCTCTCCTCAGCTAATAATTTGCACATTTCTCCGGTTATACCTAAAGATAATCTTACTAACTTGTCCGATCTGTTTTTCGGGCTAATTCCCTTTTCTAATCTTTGGTAAAATCTCTTCTTCAAATTATCATAAAGTCCTTTTATGGCTTCATCCCCGTAACACTCATCAAATTTTAGCCCCTTGTTTATACATTTTGTTAACTTTTCACTATCATGATGACCTGTGACCTCGATGTTAACTATCTCGTACTTACTCTTTAATTTTTCTCTTAAATCTTCTAGGATAATATACAGGAATGTTGGAGGACACCAAAAAGTAGGTGGAGAAAGTACTACTCTTAT from Sulfolobus sp. S-194 encodes the following:
- a CDS encoding TM1812 family CRISPR-associated protein, whose product is MKCLVYIAGDVTSYYTTNYEFEGKEFNTFFSAHALAKLLDPQKIVALLPDSLVVHDNSTAQDLPILIKGYKNMILNRSNQLFRDEIMKKDVEDFINKIDVRIIPNVGSGQAYYVDKEGNLLSESQKYKRSPYSKERSPVFIFNVIYSIFNELSKTCNEIIVDLTHGTNVLVSVTMAVGALFNSKFVAAPVISSPGQKVTIVDLTEVVKSMKDSLAITYSIEKVDERYFRDYSVTLRDLNPGEFKEMKELIGKIKSKDPNKVISLLKNLRNGFAVESVKSMRDLESYIDELEKDVNILSKAYSEWYNYTYFEKENRIVLSHFYSTIKVRDIIYNGNDLEVLEKILDLYIKVGYYDKAISLARELPVAFCLNSRGGGVYSDDDENYSACDKIVREYLMNNSMLQYRNVLMHGSLSKDLRAEVKESRIELRSGIALSVIENYVVSNLKRDYQNTKNEVIKQILK
- a CDS encoding iron-sulfur cluster assembly protein, which encodes MSEILKSVIDPETLSSIVELGFVKQIEEEENKIRVVLSPPTFWCPPTFLYIILEDLREKLKSKYEIVNIEVTGHHDSEKLTKCINKGLKFDECYGDEAIKGLYDNLKKRFYQRLEKGISPKNRSDKLVRLSLGITGEMCKLLAEERMKREGS
- a CDS encoding prolyl oligopeptidase family serine peptidase, translated to MDEYEYLENLSDRRTVSFIEKENKETENKLGKRAKELYPLLLEMDKEPYVLSMFAYDEENPAILLYGEKSQLVLGNKTIYTPPEGYVASEIWKVYNSKEIGVSIERKGSDKIITLLISPEGKIRELGEMIESPFYFKGELCYVKSFRYSPPPDGGEFPVDRVFCKDEIVYGKDMKPGEFVSIKVFDDFLTLVRQKGWRYSELYVGEGFDSLRKVNEGEVIDVIDFQQGEVIYQKNSAVYIGNRKIVEVDYPVLGVSNIGDKIAVEVIKEYRTPVIFFDNEGKKIGEEVHDNVMFMDSKGHTLFLVETSFNYKFKVVKKSDEGRGEVLMQYGNYDVTVKDVYIKGDVLLHGFLVSKANNPKGVIVYGYGGFRIPLLPSLIPVMRVLLDEGYSIMITNLRGGYENGEEWHKAGMLLNKRNVFKDFAEFLKLVKYMSGKTVAMGGSNGGLLVGATMNEHPELIDCAVIGHPVLDMLKYDKLYVGKYWVEEYGDPNDPKYREYLLSYSPHHNLKKGLPKTFVYTGINDDRVHPAHALKYVAKSKSLGNDVMLFVNDTGHSIADPESKAREESYVVSFIEECLR
- a CDS encoding NAD(P)-dependent alcohol dehydrogenase gives rise to the protein MKAVRIHEYNEPLQLDEVDYPKITGPYDIIVKIKGAGVCRTDLHIQEGIWKDVFNPKLPFIIGHENVGIIEEVGSAVDWLSKGDPVILHPYITCRHCKACRAGNDMHCPNGKFPGLDGTDGGYAEYLKTSAYSAIKLPKNVDPTPMAPLADAGLTAYHAVKKLKLDPDSKVVVIGIGGLGHIAVQILKAITPATIIAVDISEDRIKIAKELGADEGVIAEENGGVNEVLKLTNNEGADAVLDFVGEHGTPKNAIRMIKKGGIYSIVGYGGEFVNTTLDFISREISVIGNLVGTYNELAELVELYSRGKVKLKTQIFRLDDANKALEMLKSGKIVGRAILVP